The proteins below are encoded in one region of Fibrella aestuarina BUZ 2:
- a CDS encoding outer membrane protein assembly factor BamB family protein, with translation MMNRSLPALALFAGLAFTFLPDPPTKTAGTTNWADYLGGPDRAHYSPLTQITPDNVQNLRVAWTYDAPDAGQMQCNPIIVDGVLYGVTAAVQAFALDAATGRELWRFDGEKLNAWHSTSRGVSYWQSADGNDRRILYTMGSHIYALDARTGKTVPTFGDNGRLDLHIGLGDTNKDKFIISNTPGAIYQNLIIMPVRVSEEAGAAPGYVRAFDVQTGRLAWTFRTIPHPGEAGYETWPKDAYKNPDIGGANCWAGMAVDSKRGIVFVPTGSASYDFYGGNRKGQNLYANCLLALDANSGKRLWHFQFFHHDIWDRDLPAPPTLLTIQQNGKPVDVVAQTTKSGYVYVFDRTTGRPIFPIKEIPVPKSDVPGETTWPTQPVPTLPAPFARQTLTVDQLNPYSVDKDSITTLFKQIDSRPFAPINRGAGTLLFPGCDGGAEWGGSAADGSGTLYVNANEMAWIFKLRDTPKADELAHLSPGQRVYTLNCQSCHGPERKGNPKSGYPSLVDIGQRRDRAYVSQIVSGGKGIMPGFTQLTADEKKALVDFLFGVEKQEVSAYATSATSRQPYQPYKVTGYNRFVDSQGMPAIAPPWGTLTAIDLNTGKHRWQVPLGDVKAISEKNGGTPTGTENYGGPAVTASGLLFIGATKDEQFRVFDTKTGKVLWQTTLPAAAYATPSIYEVGGKQYVVIACGGSKLGTKTGRQFVAFSL, from the coding sequence ATGATGAACCGATCGCTGCCAGCGCTTGCCCTTTTTGCCGGTCTGGCGTTCACCTTCCTGCCCGATCCGCCTACCAAAACCGCTGGTACTACTAACTGGGCCGATTACCTGGGTGGCCCCGACCGGGCGCACTACTCGCCTCTAACGCAGATTACGCCCGATAACGTACAAAACCTGCGCGTAGCCTGGACCTACGACGCGCCCGACGCCGGACAAATGCAGTGCAACCCAATCATCGTTGATGGGGTGCTCTACGGCGTAACAGCAGCCGTGCAGGCGTTTGCGCTCGATGCCGCCACGGGCCGTGAGCTGTGGCGCTTCGACGGCGAAAAGCTGAATGCCTGGCACAGCACGAGCCGGGGTGTCTCCTACTGGCAATCGGCCGACGGGAACGACCGGCGTATTCTGTACACGATGGGCAGCCATATCTACGCCCTCGATGCCCGCACCGGCAAAACCGTTCCGACCTTTGGCGATAACGGACGCCTCGACCTGCACATTGGCCTGGGCGACACGAATAAGGACAAGTTTATCATCTCCAACACGCCGGGTGCCATTTACCAGAACCTGATCATCATGCCCGTGCGGGTGTCAGAAGAAGCGGGGGCGGCACCGGGCTACGTACGCGCCTTCGACGTGCAAACAGGCCGACTGGCCTGGACGTTTCGGACCATTCCGCATCCCGGCGAGGCGGGTTACGAAACCTGGCCCAAAGACGCCTACAAAAACCCCGATATTGGCGGGGCCAACTGCTGGGCAGGCATGGCCGTCGATTCCAAACGCGGGATTGTGTTTGTGCCCACGGGGTCGGCTTCGTATGATTTCTACGGCGGCAACCGCAAAGGCCAGAACCTCTACGCCAATTGCCTGCTCGCCCTCGACGCCAACAGCGGCAAACGGCTCTGGCATTTTCAGTTTTTTCACCACGATATCTGGGACCGCGACCTGCCCGCGCCACCCACGCTGCTGACCATTCAGCAAAACGGCAAACCGGTCGATGTGGTGGCCCAAACGACCAAATCCGGCTACGTGTATGTGTTTGACCGCACCACCGGCCGCCCCATCTTCCCGATCAAGGAAATTCCCGTACCCAAGTCCGACGTACCTGGCGAGACGACTTGGCCCACGCAGCCCGTACCGACCCTGCCCGCACCCTTTGCCCGGCAGACCCTGACCGTCGATCAGCTGAATCCCTATTCGGTTGATAAAGATTCGATTACGACCCTGTTTAAGCAGATCGACAGCCGACCGTTTGCGCCCATCAATCGTGGGGCCGGTACGTTGCTCTTTCCCGGCTGCGACGGTGGCGCCGAGTGGGGTGGATCAGCCGCCGATGGGTCAGGTACGTTGTATGTCAACGCCAACGAAATGGCCTGGATTTTTAAGCTTCGCGACACGCCTAAAGCCGACGAACTGGCGCACCTCAGCCCTGGTCAGCGCGTATATACACTCAATTGCCAGAGCTGCCACGGGCCCGAGCGCAAAGGCAACCCAAAGAGCGGCTACCCATCGCTGGTCGATATTGGTCAACGGCGTGACCGCGCTTATGTATCGCAGATCGTGAGTGGCGGCAAAGGCATAATGCCCGGCTTCACCCAACTGACCGCCGACGAGAAAAAGGCACTGGTCGATTTTCTGTTCGGGGTTGAAAAGCAGGAGGTCAGCGCGTACGCGACGTCCGCCACCTCGCGGCAACCCTATCAGCCTTATAAAGTGACGGGCTATAACCGCTTTGTCGACAGTCAGGGTATGCCGGCCATTGCGCCGCCCTGGGGCACGCTGACGGCCATCGACCTCAACACGGGCAAGCACCGCTGGCAGGTACCGCTGGGCGACGTGAAAGCCATTTCCGAGAAGAACGGTGGCACGCCTACCGGCACCGAAAACTACGGCGGTCCGGCCGTTACGGCGAGTGGGCTGCTGTTTATTGGGGCCACCAAAGACGAGCAGTTTCGGGTGTTCGATACCAAAACGGGCAAGGTGCTTTGGCAAACGACGCTCCCGGCGGCAGCTTACGCTACCCCAAGCATCTACGAAGTGGGCGGGAAGCAGTATGTCGTGATCGCCTGCGGGGGTAGCAAACTAGGCACCAAAACGGGCAGGCAATTTGTCGCCTTCTCGCTGTAA
- a CDS encoding SDR family oxidoreductase has translation MNTLFSLQGQRALVTGATKGIGEAITRQFLQLGAAVFMVARDNDLLQQQLTDYRQQGYTVEGLAIDMSQPDSVEKLVQTVRDGWGSITVLVNNVGTNVRKSTAEYSADDYDYVMNTNLRQAYELSQATYPLLKAVGQSSIVFVSSVSGQTHTSSGSLYGMSKAAINQLTRNLAVEWATDGIRVNAVAPWYIRTPLAAPVLDNPDKLAGILARTPMKRVGEPEEVASAVSFLSMPAASYITGQVLALDGGLLAWGY, from the coding sequence ATGAACACCTTATTTTCGTTACAGGGGCAGCGCGCCTTAGTCACCGGGGCTACCAAAGGCATCGGCGAGGCCATTACCCGCCAATTTCTGCAACTCGGCGCGGCCGTCTTTATGGTTGCCCGCGACAACGACCTGCTTCAGCAACAGCTAACCGATTATCGGCAACAGGGCTACACCGTGGAAGGCCTCGCCATCGACATGAGCCAGCCTGACTCGGTAGAAAAACTGGTTCAGACCGTGCGCGACGGCTGGGGTAGCATCACGGTGCTGGTCAACAACGTTGGTACGAACGTGCGCAAGTCCACCGCCGAGTATTCAGCCGACGATTATGATTACGTCATGAACACCAACCTGCGGCAAGCCTACGAACTCTCGCAGGCAACGTACCCACTGCTGAAGGCCGTGGGCCAGAGCAGCATCGTGTTCGTGTCGTCGGTGTCGGGTCAAACCCATACGAGCAGCGGCTCGCTCTATGGCATGAGCAAGGCCGCCATCAACCAACTCACGCGCAACCTGGCGGTGGAATGGGCTACCGACGGCATCCGGGTCAACGCCGTCGCACCCTGGTACATCCGTACGCCGCTGGCCGCCCCCGTGCTCGACAACCCCGATAAGCTGGCCGGTATTCTGGCCCGGACGCCCATGAAGCGGGTGGGCGAGCCTGAAGAAGTAGCCTCGGCGGTATCGTTCCTGAGTATGCCCGCCGCCAGCTACATCACCGGGCAGGTACTGGCCCTCGATGGGGGGCTGCTCGCCTGGGGGTATTAA
- a CDS encoding MFS transporter, which produces MRLKLSLFLNYVVFAILLNSVGTVILQVQNNYGVSATGASILEAFKDLSIALVSFVVASFITRIGYKQAMLTALGLVTVACLLMPQVPAFWTTKLLFAAVGSSFALIKVSAFATIGLVTRDADEHASFMNFLESIFMIGVLSGYFLFSAFVDSSQPQSTNWLRVYYVLAAMAGAAFLLLLTTPLDESQVRSGEKAVGLNNMADMLRLAVTPVVLVFVLTAFTYVLMEQGIMSWLPTFNNKYLKLPASLSIQMASILAASTALGRFLAGFILQKVSWYWLLMSCLVIAGGLVLLALPLAEQAASQAVMNNDYGWGDAPAAAFIFPLIGLFIAPIYPAINSAILSSLPLRQHGPMAGLIVVFSALGGTTGSLITGRVFELYGGQAAFYASLVPITLLLVLLTLFRRMQASMAQPAA; this is translated from the coding sequence ATGCGCCTAAAGCTTTCCCTTTTTCTGAACTACGTTGTGTTTGCCATCCTGCTCAACAGCGTCGGGACCGTGATTTTACAAGTCCAGAACAATTACGGTGTTTCAGCCACGGGCGCCTCGATCCTCGAAGCCTTCAAAGACCTGTCGATTGCCTTGGTTTCGTTTGTCGTTGCTTCGTTCATAACCCGGATTGGCTATAAACAGGCCATGCTGACGGCCCTCGGCCTGGTTACCGTTGCCTGCCTGCTCATGCCGCAGGTTCCTGCTTTCTGGACGACCAAACTGCTGTTCGCTGCCGTCGGGTCCAGTTTTGCGCTGATCAAAGTCTCCGCCTTCGCCACGATTGGCCTCGTCACGCGCGACGCCGACGAACACGCCAGTTTCATGAACTTCCTGGAGTCGATTTTCATGATTGGCGTGCTGTCGGGCTACTTTCTGTTCAGCGCGTTTGTCGATAGCAGCCAACCCCAGTCGACCAACTGGCTGCGGGTGTATTACGTGCTGGCCGCCATGGCCGGTGCCGCCTTTTTGCTGCTGCTGACTACGCCCCTCGACGAATCGCAGGTACGTTCGGGCGAGAAGGCGGTGGGGCTCAACAACATGGCCGATATGCTGCGGCTGGCCGTGACGCCCGTGGTGCTGGTGTTTGTGCTGACGGCTTTTACGTATGTCTTGATGGAACAGGGCATTATGAGCTGGCTACCCACGTTCAACAATAAATACCTGAAGCTACCCGCCTCGTTGAGCATTCAGATGGCGAGCATTCTGGCGGCAAGTACGGCGCTGGGGCGGTTTCTGGCCGGATTCATTCTCCAGAAAGTGTCGTGGTACTGGCTGCTGATGAGCTGCCTGGTCATCGCGGGAGGGCTGGTGTTGCTGGCACTTCCCCTTGCCGAGCAGGCCGCCAGCCAGGCTGTGATGAACAACGACTACGGCTGGGGCGATGCGCCCGCGGCAGCCTTCATTTTTCCGCTGATTGGGTTGTTCATCGCGCCTATTTACCCGGCCATTAACTCCGCGATCCTCAGCAGCCTGCCCCTGCGCCAACACGGACCGATGGCGGGGCTGATTGTCGTGTTCTCGGCGCTGGGTGGCACGACGGGCTCACTCATTACGGGCCGCGTGTTTGAGCTCTACGGCGGGCAAGCTGCTTTCTACGCCTCGCTGGTGCCCATCACGCTCTTACTGGTTCTGCTCACGCTCTTTCGCCGCATGCAAGCCAGCATGGCTCAACCGGCGGCTTAA
- the treF gene encoding alpha,alpha-trehalase TreF, protein MSLFHDVQMGRVFPDQKTFVDCIPNENPAEVEAAYEAARQQPDFELSTFVLAHFTLPERPATDYVSDTRLTTAAHIDRLWERLTRPADVPVPHDSRVALPHPYVVPGGRFREIFYWDSYFTMLGLRESGRTDLIRDMIDNFAYLIDTVGFIPNGNRTYFLSRSQPPFFGLMVQLLAHIDGPAVLTTYLPQLEKEYAFWMHGADALSADKRVGKRVVRLPNGAILNRHWDPSPTPRPESYRQELELTPDAQELGTLPETLYTHIRAACESGWDFSSRWFTEEQSMATIRAADIIPVDLNCLLYTLEQTLARAYASADNTTKQATFEQAATNRQALILTTFWNAETGFFHDYAIDTNELTPSLTLAAAFPLFCKLATPEQAAQVHERLKADFLQAGGWVTTLCQSGQQWDWPNGWAPLQWIVYKGLLNYSFAETAHEGRDNWVTLNDKVFRATGKMMEKYNVVDAALTTGGGEYPNQDGFGWTNGVYLALTTGGGEKD, encoded by the coding sequence ATGTCTCTTTTTCACGACGTGCAGATGGGTCGGGTCTTTCCTGATCAGAAAACGTTTGTCGACTGTATCCCTAATGAGAATCCGGCTGAGGTTGAGGCGGCTTACGAAGCGGCCCGTCAGCAGCCCGATTTTGAGCTGTCTACCTTTGTGCTGGCTCATTTTACGCTGCCCGAACGCCCCGCTACCGACTACGTCAGCGATACCCGCCTGACCACGGCGGCGCACATCGACCGGCTGTGGGAGCGGCTCACGCGCCCCGCCGACGTACCTGTGCCGCATGATTCGCGGGTGGCGCTACCCCATCCGTATGTGGTGCCGGGCGGCCGTTTCCGCGAAATCTTTTACTGGGATAGTTACTTTACGATGCTGGGGTTGCGCGAGTCGGGCCGCACCGACCTGATCCGGGACATGATCGATAATTTTGCCTACCTCATCGACACCGTTGGTTTTATTCCGAATGGCAACCGAACGTATTTTCTGAGCCGGTCGCAACCGCCGTTTTTCGGGCTGATGGTGCAACTGCTGGCCCACATCGACGGGCCCGCCGTGCTGACAACGTACCTGCCGCAACTGGAAAAAGAATATGCCTTCTGGATGCACGGTGCCGACGCACTGTCGGCCGACAAGCGGGTTGGAAAACGGGTCGTGCGCCTGCCAAATGGAGCCATCCTGAATCGCCATTGGGACCCATCGCCCACACCCCGCCCCGAATCGTATCGGCAGGAGCTGGAACTGACGCCCGACGCGCAGGAGCTGGGTACGTTGCCCGAAACGCTCTACACGCACATCCGGGCCGCCTGCGAATCGGGTTGGGATTTCAGCAGCCGGTGGTTTACCGAGGAACAATCGATGGCTACAATCCGCGCCGCCGACATCATACCCGTCGATCTGAACTGCCTGCTCTACACGCTTGAACAAACGCTGGCCAGGGCCTACGCAAGCGCAGACAATACAACGAAGCAGGCTACGTTCGAACAGGCCGCCACCAATCGGCAGGCGCTCATTCTGACCACGTTCTGGAACGCCGAAACGGGCTTTTTCCATGACTACGCCATAGATACCAACGAGCTAACCCCCTCGCTGACGCTGGCCGCCGCGTTTCCGCTGTTCTGCAAGCTGGCGACGCCCGAACAGGCCGCGCAGGTGCACGAGCGACTCAAGGCCGATTTCCTGCAGGCGGGTGGCTGGGTGACCACGCTTTGCCAAAGTGGGCAGCAGTGGGACTGGCCTAACGGCTGGGCACCGTTGCAATGGATTGTCTACAAAGGCCTGCTCAACTACAGCTTTGCCGAAACCGCGCACGAAGGCCGCGACAATTGGGTAACTCTCAACGACAAGGTATTCCGGGCAACGGGCAAGATGATGGAAAAATACAACGTGGTCGATGCAGCCCTCACCACGGGCGGCGGCGAATACCCTAACCAAGACGGCTTTGGCTGGACCAACGGCGTGTATCTGGCCTTGACGACGGGTGGCGGGGAAAAAGATTAG
- a CDS encoding McrC family protein, with amino-acid sequence MLYTVTERTTLRRASDAPNGPALPDELLLPDEAFDAVKQLAATLPDADGLLTYALHRNREMIRLRNYVGLLELRGGLAFDIQPRVGYLPSLLRHLSDPPFRYINTAHSGPSPLPLWEVFIDAFLRETAQALSGGLARAYVTQEADLPVLRGKLRLADQLRQYRPDQLAVRYDDHTPDIAPNRLLKLALLHVAQRTRTTSNQTRCRQLLGTLADVSTPTYNPNRPGGLAPQLASLQQAGQTSRLPRTYEPALRLAGWLLGGRGASLCEGPQVAACLLFPIERVFEQYVAAGFRRVGAEVQSASAHLIDEHEGQPRFKLRPDLLLRRNGQTIILDTKWKTINAQDTNGHYGIDQADLYQLYAYGKKYDATQLVLIYPAHEHFKQPLRVFGYDPSLRLYVVPFNLDNPLMDEVDAVLATIEAT; translated from the coding sequence TTGCTCTACACCGTCACCGAACGCACCACCCTGCGCCGCGCCAGCGATGCCCCCAACGGACCCGCGCTGCCCGACGAATTGCTGCTGCCCGATGAAGCATTCGATGCGGTCAAACAACTGGCTGCTACCCTGCCCGACGCCGACGGCCTGCTGACCTACGCCCTCCACCGCAACCGCGAGATGATCCGGCTGCGCAACTACGTGGGGCTGCTCGAACTGCGCGGCGGCCTGGCATTCGACATCCAGCCTCGCGTGGGCTACCTACCCTCGCTGTTGCGGCACCTCTCCGACCCGCCCTTTCGGTACATCAACACGGCGCATAGCGGCCCCAGTCCGTTGCCGCTCTGGGAAGTATTCATCGACGCCTTTCTGCGCGAAACGGCGCAGGCACTGAGCGGTGGCCTGGCTCGGGCTTACGTCACCCAGGAGGCCGATCTACCGGTGCTGCGCGGCAAACTGCGCCTCGCCGATCAGCTCCGCCAATATCGCCCCGATCAGCTGGCCGTTCGCTACGACGACCACACGCCGGATATTGCGCCCAACCGGCTGCTGAAACTGGCTCTGCTGCACGTTGCGCAACGTACCCGAACCACCAGCAACCAGACGCGTTGCCGCCAGTTGCTGGGTACGTTGGCCGACGTATCGACGCCGACCTACAACCCCAATCGGCCGGGCGGGCTGGCGCCGCAGTTGGCATCCCTTCAGCAGGCTGGCCAGACGAGTCGCCTGCCCCGAACGTATGAGCCGGCGTTGCGGCTGGCGGGTTGGCTACTCGGTGGCCGGGGAGCCAGCCTGTGCGAAGGCCCGCAGGTAGCGGCCTGCCTGCTGTTTCCGATCGAGCGGGTGTTTGAGCAGTACGTAGCGGCGGGGTTTCGGCGCGTGGGGGCCGAGGTACAATCCGCTTCAGCCCATTTGATCGATGAACACGAAGGGCAGCCCCGTTTCAAACTCCGCCCCGATCTGCTGCTGCGGCGCAATGGTCAGACGATCATCCTCGATACGAAGTGGAAGACGATCAACGCCCAGGACACCAACGGCCATTACGGCATTGATCAGGCCGATTTGTACCAGCTCTATGCCTACGGCAAAAAGTACGACGCCACCCAACTGGTGCTGATCTACCCTGCCCACGAGCATTTTAAGCAACCGTTGCGGGTCTTTGGCTATGACCCGTCGCTCCGGCTATACGTAGTGCCGTTCAATCTGGATAACCCGCTGATGGACGAGGTTGACGCCGTTCTGGCCACGATCGAGGCTACCTAA
- a CDS encoding META domain-containing protein has translation MRFVRVVGLVSMWLISLISCNRSALPSTKTADAKKAPVAPLPEAAQWRAKRQTGIDFVAAGITPSEWSMDIDFSRQILFKPYSSATLVAEMPKPQPIGKRSGVLLDARVGGGLVATASRRSYAANRPSRMKVYIEPTAARDNLTGRTYAYTVRVDANGRRYQGYGSFIKGSDRLDGTWTLETFKGQRVRAGQFPSNELPQLMIDLSDNKVEGTTGCNKLKGEIIADGDHVQFTVKNTTNKKCANPFEETYLEALQQSTLFRIGKDRLTLLANGQYVMTLTKAP, from the coding sequence ATGAGATTTGTTCGTGTCGTAGGGCTGGTGAGTATGTGGCTCATATCCCTAATTAGTTGTAACCGATCGGCCCTCCCCTCAACCAAAACCGCCGACGCTAAAAAAGCACCCGTTGCCCCGCTGCCCGAAGCAGCCCAATGGCGGGCAAAACGGCAAACCGGCATCGATTTCGTTGCCGCTGGCATCACCCCATCCGAGTGGTCGATGGACATCGATTTCTCGCGGCAGATTCTGTTCAAACCCTACAGCAGCGCTACGCTGGTAGCCGAGATGCCCAAGCCGCAGCCGATTGGCAAACGGAGTGGTGTGCTGCTCGACGCCCGCGTTGGTGGGGGCCTGGTAGCTACCGCCAGCCGCCGATCTTACGCCGCCAATCGGCCCAGCCGCATGAAGGTATATATCGAGCCAACGGCCGCCCGCGACAACCTCACGGGACGTACCTACGCCTATACGGTGCGGGTCGATGCCAATGGGCGCCGCTACCAGGGGTATGGTTCGTTTATCAAAGGCAGTGATCGCCTCGACGGCACCTGGACACTCGAAACCTTCAAAGGGCAGCGGGTGCGAGCTGGTCAGTTTCCCAGCAACGAACTACCCCAGCTCATGATCGACCTGAGCGACAATAAAGTGGAAGGCACTACGGGCTGCAACAAGCTGAAAGGTGAGATCATTGCCGACGGCGACCACGTGCAGTTCACGGTGAAAAACACGACGAATAAGAAGTGCGCCAATCCCTTCGAGGAGACGTACCTGGAAGCGCTTCAGCAATCGACACTCTTCCGCATTGGTAAAGACCGCCTGACGCTGCTGGCCAACGGGCAATACGTGATGACGCTGACCAAAGCGCCGTAG
- a CDS encoding NAD(P)H-dependent glycerol-3-phosphate dehydrogenase, with product MKPSTPVRFAMIGGGSWATALIKILSEGNVSIRWWLRSQADAEHIKRFHHNKSYLSDVQINTRKVKVCTKIREAIRDADYVILAVPAAFIADALKGLKADHFEGKGVISAIKGMIPTSNQLVTDWISDVYDVPSGKICCIAGPCHAEEVALEKQSYLTIASAGTHCAEEVAQLLTCRFVQASPLNDLYGVEYSAVMKNIIALACGITHGLGYGDNFQAVLVSNAMQEIRRFVDATYPMQRDLSRSAYLGDLLVTSYSPFSRNRTFGNLIGRGYTIQSAQMEMNMIAEGYYAVRSIHAINEEYNVSLPITEAVYRILYEGASPASEMADLKGKLS from the coding sequence ATGAAACCCTCAACACCTGTTCGCTTCGCCATGATTGGCGGCGGTAGCTGGGCTACGGCACTCATCAAAATTTTGTCGGAAGGCAACGTCAGCATCCGTTGGTGGTTGCGTAGCCAGGCCGACGCCGAGCACATCAAACGCTTTCATCACAACAAGAGCTACCTCAGCGATGTACAGATCAACACCCGCAAGGTGAAGGTCTGCACCAAAATCCGGGAGGCCATCCGCGATGCCGACTACGTGATTCTGGCCGTACCTGCCGCTTTCATCGCCGACGCGCTGAAGGGGCTTAAAGCGGATCATTTCGAGGGGAAAGGGGTCATTTCAGCCATCAAAGGCATGATCCCCACGAGCAACCAACTGGTGACCGACTGGATATCCGACGTGTACGACGTACCCAGCGGGAAGATCTGCTGCATTGCCGGTCCCTGCCACGCCGAAGAAGTGGCCCTTGAAAAACAATCGTACCTGACAATCGCCAGTGCCGGTACACATTGCGCCGAAGAGGTGGCCCAACTGTTGACCTGCCGGTTTGTGCAGGCCTCGCCCCTCAATGACCTGTATGGGGTGGAATACAGCGCCGTGATGAAAAACATCATCGCGCTGGCCTGCGGGATCACCCACGGCCTGGGCTACGGCGATAACTTTCAAGCGGTACTGGTGTCCAACGCTATGCAGGAAATCCGGCGGTTTGTCGACGCCACTTACCCCATGCAGCGTGATCTGAGCCGCTCAGCTTACCTGGGCGACCTGCTGGTGACGTCCTATTCCCCCTTTAGCCGTAACCGTACGTTTGGTAACCTTATCGGCCGGGGCTATACCATTCAGTCGGCGCAGATGGAGATGAACATGATTGCCGAAGGCTACTACGCCGTTCGGAGCATTCATGCCATCAACGAGGAATACAACGTATCGTTGCCCATCACCGAAGCCGTGTACCGCATTTTATACGAAGGGGCCTCGCCTGCTTCCGAAATGGCCGATCTGAAAGGTAAATTGAGTTAA
- a CDS encoding DoxX family protein translates to MHLHRDLGVLAIRLAFGYQLIAGAWAYASSPSVKMPEFMGYLTTIGFPFPTVGAYLAIYTELIGGLLWVLGYQTRLASALLLINFTVAVMLAHVRIGDSYANTFPSLNIWVISLFLLLNGAGRYSVGEWLHQRKWQ, encoded by the coding sequence ATGCACTTACATCGCGATTTAGGCGTGCTGGCTATTCGGCTGGCCTTTGGATATCAGTTGATTGCCGGGGCGTGGGCCTATGCTTCGTCGCCGTCGGTGAAAATGCCCGAATTCATGGGCTACCTCACCACCATCGGGTTTCCGTTCCCAACCGTCGGGGCCTATCTGGCCATTTATACTGAATTGATCGGGGGTTTATTGTGGGTGCTGGGCTACCAGACCCGGCTGGCATCGGCGCTGCTGCTGATCAACTTTACGGTGGCTGTCATGCTGGCCCATGTCCGCATCGGCGATAGCTACGCGAATACGTTTCCGTCGCTCAATATCTGGGTAATCAGCCTGTTTCTGCTGCTCAACGGGGCCGGACGTTATTCGGTTGGCGAGTGGCTGCATCAGCGGAAGTGGCAGTAG
- a CDS encoding glycosyltransferase family 2 protein, with product MNPAVPPVVVVIIPAFNEENSVGQVIREIPASLVSEVIVVNNNSNDQTAVQAAAAGATVLDEPVQGYGRACLRGIAYARNRQQKPDIVVFLDADYSDYPADMTEVVAPLLTGQADLVVGSRALGQRQRGSMTPQQVFGNWLATRLMDWLYDVRFTDLGPFRAIRFDSLLALDMRDQTYGWTVEMQLKAAKLGLRCQEVPVRYRRRIGHSKISGTLKGTVLAGYKILSTIFRYR from the coding sequence GTGAATCCAGCTGTACCGCCCGTCGTCGTCGTTATCATTCCGGCCTTTAATGAAGAGAACTCCGTTGGCCAGGTTATTCGCGAAATTCCCGCCAGTCTGGTGAGCGAAGTGATCGTCGTCAACAACAACTCCAACGACCAAACGGCGGTGCAGGCCGCCGCCGCCGGGGCTACCGTGCTCGACGAGCCCGTGCAGGGTTACGGGCGGGCTTGCCTGCGCGGCATTGCCTACGCTCGAAATCGCCAACAAAAGCCCGACATTGTCGTTTTTCTCGATGCCGACTACTCCGATTATCCAGCCGACATGACCGAGGTGGTAGCCCCGCTGCTAACCGGTCAAGCCGATCTGGTAGTTGGGTCGCGGGCACTGGGGCAACGGCAGCGCGGCTCCATGACCCCCCAACAGGTTTTTGGCAATTGGCTGGCTACCCGGCTGATGGATTGGCTGTATGACGTGCGCTTTACCGACTTGGGTCCATTCCGGGCGATTCGCTTCGATAGCCTGCTGGCCCTCGATATGCGCGATCAGACTTACGGCTGGACGGTGGAGATGCAACTCAAAGCGGCCAAGCTGGGCCTGCGGTGCCAGGAGGTGCCCGTTCGGTATCGTCGCCGGATTGGCCACTCGAAGATTTCAGGTACGTTGAAAGGCACCGTGCTGGCCGGGTACAAGATTTTGAGTACAATTTTTCGGTATCGGTAG